In Anopheles gambiae chromosome 2, idAnoGambNW_F1_1, whole genome shotgun sequence, a single window of DNA contains:
- the LOC133391653 gene encoding tigger transposable element-derived protein 1-like has product MQGTIVTPYRDETILKMESLLLIWIEDLTAKKIPLCLKSIKEKAVSLYHDIKRKSNKENIEEQSFKASNGWFSRFKKRTNLRNVKIHGEASSADDDAASYFPDVFARIVEENSYIPEQIFNVDETALFWKKMPTRSYISKEMDTMPDYKVAKDRITIMIGGNLAGDLKLKPLAVYLSQRPRAFKSMNINNLPVYWKSNTKGWVTRCIFVEWFNECFVPEVKQYCEKKEISFKVLLLLDNAPGHPIELNNMHPNVEILCLPPRTTSLLQPMDQGVVAALKSHYLRHTFEQALKPVETGSKTLSQF; this is encoded by the coding sequence ATGCAGGGTACAATCGTAACGCCGTATCGTGATGAAACGATATTGAAAATGGAGAGTTTATTGTTAATTTGGATAGAGGATCTAACAGCTAAAAAAATTCCCTTATGTTTAAAAAGTATAAAAGAGAAGGCTGTATCGTTATATCACGATATTAAACGTAAATCCAATAAGGAGAATATTGAAGAACAATCATTCAAAGCAAGCAATGGGTGGTTTTCACGCTTTAAAAAACGAACCAATTTACGAAACGTAAAAATTCATGGAGAAGCGTCTAGTGCTGATGATGACGCCGCTAGCTATTTTCCTGATGTTTTTGCCAGAATTGTTGAAGAAAATTCTTATATTCCAGAACAAATTTTTAACGTGGACGAGACAGCGCTTTTCTGGAAAAAAATGCCCACCCGAAGCTATATTTCTAAAGAAATGGATACAATGCCAGATTATAAGGTAGCTAAAGATAGAATAACTATAATGATTGGTGGTAATTTAGCAGGTGATTTAAAGTTAAAGCCACTAGCCGTTTATCTGTCGCAAAGGCCACGAGCTTTTAAAAGCATGAATATTAACAATCTGCCGGTCTATTGGAAATCTAATACAAAAGGATGGGTTACACGCTGTATTTTCGTTGAATGGTTCAATGAATGTTTTGTGCCAGAAGTGAAACAGTActgcgaaaaaaaggaaatatcaTTTAAAGTGCTATTGTTGCTTGACAATGCTCCTGGCCATCCGATTGAACTAAACAACATGCATCCAAATGTagaaattttatgtttgccTCCGAGAACAACGTCATTGTTGCAGCCAATGGATCAAGGTGTTGTAGCTGCTTTAAAATCCCATTACCTTCGACATACGTTCGAACAAGCATTAAAACCCGTAGAAACTGGGTCTAAGACGCTTAGTCAGTTTTAG